The Deltaproteobacteria bacterium RIFCSPHIGHO2_02_FULL_44_16 genome window below encodes:
- a CDS encoding 50S ribosomal protein L7/L12, with protein sequence MTVGKTEIVESLKKMSLMEVAELVKELEETFGVSAAAPVAAAAAPGAGAEAAEEKTEFTVVLTDSGTNKINVIKEVRGATSLGLKEAKDLVEAASEKTPKTLKEGISKDEANELKKKLEAAGAKVVLK encoded by the coding sequence ATGACAGTAGGAAAAACAGAAATCGTCGAATCACTTAAAAAAATGAGCTTGATGGAAGTGGCAGAGCTTGTGAAGGAGCTTGAGGAAACCTTTGGTGTCTCTGCTGCCGCTCCAGTTGCTGCCGCCGCTGCACCAGGTGCAGGCGCAGAAGCAGCTGAAGAAAAAACCGAGTTCACGGTTGTTTTGACTGATTCGGGAACGAACAAAATTAACGTGATTAAAGAAGTTCGTGGTGCAACATCCCTAGGCCTCAAAGAAGCCAAGGATCTTGTTGAAGCAGCATCAGAAAAGACTCCCAAGACCTTGAAAGAGGGAATCTCAAAAGATGAAGCAAACGAGCTCAAGAAAAAACTTGAAGCTGCTGGTGCAAAAGTTGTTTTGAAATAA
- a CDS encoding 50S ribosomal protein L10 — MNRTEKEHHIKGLTARFEKAKTFLFAGYRGLKVLQMTTLRSKLRSEQSTMQVLKNRLAKRALQEKGLDQYSSLINGPTAVACSEGDPAALAKVFVNFAKDNELFELRGGRVDGKEISINDLKLLATLPSKPELFAKMLGSLKAPPSNFVGVLSAVPRKLVQVINAIKETKT, encoded by the coding sequence GTGAATCGTACAGAAAAAGAACATCATATTAAGGGACTGACAGCGCGATTTGAGAAAGCGAAAACATTTCTCTTTGCAGGGTATCGAGGGTTGAAAGTGTTGCAAATGACAACACTTCGTTCGAAACTCCGATCCGAACAATCGACAATGCAAGTTCTGAAGAATCGTTTGGCAAAACGAGCGTTGCAGGAAAAAGGGCTTGATCAATATTCTTCATTGATTAATGGCCCTACTGCTGTTGCTTGTTCTGAAGGAGATCCAGCAGCGCTTGCAAAAGTGTTTGTCAATTTTGCAAAAGACAATGAACTTTTTGAACTTCGTGGTGGCAGAGTTGATGGAAAAGAGATCAGCATCAATGATCTCAAACTCCTTGCAACGCTTCCATCGAAACCTGAACTCTTCGCAAAGATGCTTGGTTCTCTGAAAGCTCCGCCGTCGAACTTCGTTGGCGTTCTTTCCGCTGTTCCTCGCAAGTTAGTGCAAGTAATCAATGCAATAAAGGAAACAAAAACATAA
- a CDS encoding 50S ribosomal protein L1: MGKKKKYQEDRKKVDPEKRYSLDQALEILESFSKAKFDESVDVALRLGIDAKQSDQVIRGAVGLPNGTGKKVRVAVFAKAEKVKEAEDAGADIVGSDDLVQKIQGGWLEFDTTIATPDMMGLVGKLGKVLGPRGLMPNPKLGTVTNDLVKAIQETKAGKVEFRTDKAGIVHAPVGKRSFGRQKLKENISTLIEAVVKAKPASSKGTYLQVISISGTMTPGVFIDPETVIVQ, translated from the coding sequence ATGGGAAAGAAAAAAAAATATCAAGAAGACCGAAAAAAGGTAGATCCAGAAAAACGTTATTCTCTTGATCAGGCGCTTGAGATTTTGGAGAGTTTTTCAAAAGCAAAGTTTGATGAGTCTGTCGATGTGGCGCTTCGTCTTGGAATTGATGCAAAGCAGTCAGATCAGGTTATTCGCGGAGCTGTTGGCCTTCCCAATGGGACAGGAAAGAAAGTTCGCGTTGCTGTTTTTGCAAAAGCTGAAAAAGTAAAAGAAGCTGAAGATGCTGGCGCTGATATTGTTGGCAGTGATGATCTGGTTCAGAAAATTCAAGGTGGATGGCTTGAGTTTGATACAACGATTGCAACTCCAGATATGATGGGACTCGTTGGTAAGCTTGGAAAAGTTTTGGGCCCTCGTGGATTGATGCCAAATCCAAAGCTCGGTACAGTGACGAATGATCTTGTGAAAGCCATCCAAGAGACAAAAGCGGGAAAAGTCGAATTTCGAACAGACAAAGCTGGCATTGTGCATGCTCCAGTGGGGAAACGTTCTTTTGGTCGGCAGAAATTGAAAGAAAATATTTCAACCCTGATTGAAGCAGTGGTGAAAGCAAAGCCTGCGAGCTCAAAAGGAACATATCTTCAAGTGATTTCTATCTCGGGAACGATGACCCCAGGAGTTTTTATTGATCCTGAAACTGTTATTGTTCAGTAA
- a CDS encoding 50S ribosomal protein L11, with protein MAKKITAQIKLQCPAGQANPAPPVGPALGQHGVNIMEFCKQFNAKTQKQAGTIIPVIITVYQDRSFTFELKTPPASFLLKQAAKIQKGSATPNKDKVGKVTRAQVAEIAKIKLPDLNCDSLEAAIRTIEGTARNMGIEVV; from the coding sequence ATGGCAAAAAAAATAACAGCACAAATTAAACTGCAATGTCCTGCAGGTCAGGCAAACCCAGCTCCTCCGGTGGGCCCAGCGCTTGGTCAGCACGGTGTGAATATTATGGAATTTTGTAAACAGTTTAATGCAAAAACACAAAAACAAGCAGGAACGATTATTCCTGTCATTATTACTGTTTATCAAGATCGTTCCTTTACCTTTGAATTGAAAACACCGCCCGCATCTTTTTTATTGAAACAGGCTGCGAAAATCCAAAAGGGTTCAGCGACTCCAAATAAAGATAAGGTGGGAAAAGTAACTCGAGCGCAGGTTGCAGAAATTGCAAAGATTAAACTTCCTGATTTGAACTGTGATTCGCTCGAGGCTGCTATCCGAACGATTGAAGGAACAGCAAGGAATATGGGAATTGAAGTTGTTTAA
- a CDS encoding transcription termination/antitermination factor NusG has product MAKHWYVVHTYSGYEEKAKTALLERIRQHKLDGLFEEILIPTENVVEVKKGTKRTIKKQFFPGYILIRMELNDITWHVVKGTPKVTGFVGGSKRPPIVPEEEVKRITNQIQEGTLKPKTKIEFEKGENVRVTGGPFATFTGMVDMVNEDKGKLRVLVSIFGRSTPIELDFTEVEKVEEA; this is encoded by the coding sequence ATGGCGAAGCATTGGTACGTCGTTCATACATATTCAGGATACGAAGAAAAAGCGAAGACAGCGCTTCTCGAGCGAATTCGGCAGCATAAGCTTGATGGATTGTTTGAAGAAATTCTTATTCCTACAGAAAATGTGGTCGAAGTGAAAAAGGGGACAAAGCGCACGATAAAGAAGCAATTTTTCCCTGGCTATATTTTAATTCGCATGGAGTTGAATGATATCACTTGGCATGTAGTGAAAGGAACGCCGAAAGTAACCGGTTTTGTGGGAGGATCAAAGCGCCCTCCAATTGTTCCTGAAGAAGAGGTCAAGCGAATTACAAATCAAATTCAAGAAGGAACGCTGAAGCCGAAAACGAAAATTGAATTTGAAAAGGGAGAAAATGTTCGAGTAACAGGGGGGCCCTTTGCGACCTTCACAGGGATGGTGGATATGGTGAATGAAGATAAAGGAAAACTCCGTGTTTTAGTAAGTATTTTTGGTCGATCAACTCCGATCGAGCTCGATTTTACCGAAGTTGAAAAAGTAGAAGAGGCATAA